Proteins encoded together in one Prunus dulcis chromosome 3, ALMONDv2, whole genome shotgun sequence window:
- the LOC117621760 gene encoding uncharacterized protein LOC117621760 encodes MVFENVSVVLQRKLPPKLKDPGSFSINITIGDKLVEKAMLDLGASINLMPYSVYLQLGLGGLKATTISLQLADRSVKYPKGIVEDILVQVDKLILPADFVVLDMEEAPLHDHELPILLGRPFMATAKTIIDVQNGLLTMTVLGETVQFKVFESLSHPSSSIDCCLIDVLDSLVFSKFLLGQSNDPLQYVLSQSQNDFDEQVLMEMVAALEALKPYPSTFSSLIEPLGPSAAHLIPFVGKPPKLELKPLPSHLKYAYLAEFETLPVIIASDLTPLEEDKLIRVLKEFKSTIGKLKSRWVGPFKVLQVFPHGAMEIENIKNGTHFKVNGQRLKPYLENVSQEQVYVVIDSLEFMAT; translated from the exons ATGgtgtttgaaaatgtgagtgttGTGCTTCAAAGAAAGCTCCCACCAAAACTGAAGGATCCGGGCAGTTTTTCTATCAATATCACCATTGGAGACAAGCTAGTTGAAAAGGCTATGCTTGACTTGGGGGCTAGCATCAATTTAATGCCCTATTCAGTGTATCTTCAATTAGGTTTGGGGGGTTTGAAGGCAACAACTATTTCATTGCAACTTGCTGATCGATCAGTGAAATATCCAAAAGGTATAGTGGAAGATATCTTAGTTCAAGTCGACAAACTAATTTTGCCTGCTGATTTTGTAGTGTTGGACATGGAAGAGGCTCCTCTACATGATCATGAGTTACCTATTTTGCTTGGGAGACCCTTTATGGCCACGGCAAAGACGATCATAGATGTGCAAAATGGTCTCCTCACCATGACTGTACTAGGAGAAACTGTACAATTCAAAGTGTTTGAATCTCTTTCTCACCCTTCTAGTTCAATTGATTGTTGTTTGAttgatgtgcttgattcactTGTTTTCTCTAAGTTTTTGCTGGGACAATCCAATGATCCATTACAATATGTTTTGAGTCAATCTCAAAATGACTTTGATGAACAAGTGCTCATGGAGATGGTGGCTGCCTTGGAAGCATTAAAACCATACCCCTCGACTTTTTCATCTCTTATAGAGCCATTAGGACCATCTGCCGCACATCTAATCCCTTTTGTTGGTAAACCTCCAAAACTTGAGCTTAAACCACTTCCATCACATCTAAAATATGCTTACCTAGCTGAGTTTGAAACTCTCCCAGTTATCATAGCATCTGACCTCACTCCTTTGGAAGAAGATAAGCTAATTAGGGTGCTAAAAGAGTTCAAATCAACCATTG GTAAATTGAAGTCTAGATGGGTTGGACCGTTCAAAGTGCTACAAGTATTTCCCCATGGAGCTATGGAGATAGAAAACATCAAGAATGGCACCCATTTTAAGGTTAATGGACAGCGTTTGAAGCCTTATTTGGAGAATGTTTCACAGGAGCAGGTTTATGTCGTTATAGATTCTCTCGAGTTTATGGCAACTTAG